The nucleotide sequence AGCATGCCCCACGTCCAGGCCTCGAACAGCTCCTCGAGGGTGCCTGCCGCACCGGGCAGGGCGACGAAGGCGTCGGCGAGCTCGGCCATCCGCGCCTTGCGCTCGTGCATCGAGTGCACGACCTCCAGCCGCGGGAGGCCGGGGTGGGCGAGCTCGTCGTCGACCAGGTGCTGCGGGATGACCCCGACCACCTCGCCACCCGCGGCCAGGGCGGCATCGGCGACGACGCCCATCATGCCGACGTGCCCGCCCCCGTAGACGATGCCGACGCCGGCCTTCGCCAGCCCGGCGGCGAAGTCGGCCGCGGCGTCGGCGTGGGCCGGCGGGCCGGCGTGCGAGCCGGTGAAGACGGCGATCCGCACCGGCGGATCAGCCGCGGTAGTAGCGGTAGACCGGCTCGGCGATGCACACCGGCTTGTCGCCGCCCTCGCGTTCGATGACGGCGGCCAGCGTCAGCTGCAGGCCCCCGGCCACCTCCTCGACCGACGTCAGGCTCGCGGTGAGCCGCACCCGGGAGCCCACCGGCACCGGCGAGGGGAAGCGCACCTTGTTCAGGCCGTAGTTGACGCCCATCACCGTGTCGGTCACCACGAGGACCTGCGACGAGAGCGAGGCCAGCAGCGACAGGGTCAGGTAGCCGTGGGCGATCGGGCCGCCGAACGGGCTCTCGGCCTTGGCGCGCTCGACGTCGACGTGGATCCACTGGTGGTCACCGGTCGCGTCGGCGAAGAGGTTCACGTGCTCCTGGGTGACCTCGTGCCACTCGCTGCTGCCGAGCTCGGTGCCGACGAGCCCGGGGACCTCGGCCATGGTCGTGGTGGTGCTCATGCGCGCCATTCCTCCGTCGGACGTGCGGATGCTTCCCCGCAACCTAGTCCCGCGCGACGTCGGACCCTGCCCACCCCTCGTGGGCAGAGCCGGACTTCCCGCAGAACACCTCCTGGCCTCGCGCGGTCGGCGCCGCACCGGGTTGACTGGCGGGCGTGTTCGCCTCGACCGACGGCTGGACCGCCTGCAGCCAGGGGCACCGCCACTGGGGGAAGGCCGGTGCGGCGGGCCTGCTGATCCACCGCGACGGCCCCGACGGTCCCGAGCTCCTGCTGCAGCACCGCGCGTGGTGGTCGCACCACGGCGGCACCTGGGGGACGCCGGGCGGCGCGCTGCACCGGGGGGAGCCGCCGGAGATCGGGGCGCTCCGGGAGGTCGGGGAGGAGCTCGGGCTCGCCGCCGGCGACCTCGTGCTCGGCGCGCGGTCGGTCGACGACCACGGGGGATGGGCGTACACGACCGTGCTGGCGCGCCCGGCCCGTTCCATCGAGGCAGGCGACCTCCGTCTCGACGGCGAGAGCGACGGCGTGGCGTGGGTGTCGCTGGCGGCGATCGACGCGGTGCCGCTGCATCCGGGGCTCGCCGCCTCGCTGGACCGGTTGCGGCCTCTTCTCCGGGGAGCCGGCGCCGCGGGCTAGGTTCGGCTCCATGAGCGCGCGCGACGACGTCTCCGAGATCTTCGACAGCTCCGCCTGGCACCCGGTGGAGGGCTTCGACTTCGCCGACATCACCTACCACCGGGCCGTCGACGCGGGCGTCGTCCGGATCGCGTTCGACCGGCCCGAGGTGCGCAACGCCTTCCGCCCGCAGAGCGTCGACGAGCTGATCACCGCGCTGGAGCACGCCCGGCTGTCCACCGACGTCGGGTGCGTGCTCCTCACCGGCAACGGGCCCAGCCCGAAGGACGGCGGCTGGGCGTTCTGCTCCGGCGGTGACCAGCGGGTGCGCGGGAGGTACGGCTACGAGCACAGCCAGGGCAGCAGCGGCCGGTTGCACATCCTCGAGGCGCAGCGGCTGATCCGCTTCATGCCCAAGGTCGTCATCTGCGTCGTCCCCGGGTGGGCCGCCGGGGGCGGGCACAGCCTGCACGTGGTCTCCGACCTGACCCTGGCCAGCGCCGAGCACGCCCGGTTCAAGCAGACCGACGCCGACGTCGGCAGCTTCGACGGCGGCTTCGGCTCGGCCTACCTGGCCCGCCAGGTGGGGCAGAAGTTCGCCCGCGAGATCTTCTTCCTGGGCGAGGAGTACACGGCGGCCGACGCCCACGCGATGGGCATGGTGAACCGCGTCGTCCCCCACGCCGAGCTCGAGGCGACGGCGCTGGACTGGGGCCGGAAGATCGTCGCCAAGAGCCCGACCGCGCAGCGGATGCTCAAGTACTCGTTCAACCTGATCGACGACGGCCTGGTCGGCCAGCAGCTGTTCGCCGGTGAGACCACCCGCCTGGCCTACATGGCCGAGGAGGCCGTCGAGGGCCGCGATGCCTTCCTCGAGAAGCGCGATCCGGACTTCACCCGGTTCCCTTGGCATGTCTGAGGGCAGAAGTGGCCATTACTGCCCTCAGGAGCACGAGATGACGGCGAGGAGGCCGATGTGATCGTCGAGGTGGTGACGGGCACCGACGAGCGTCCCGAGGCCCGGGTGGTGGACGTCGACGACCTGAGCGCGCTCTACCTGGCCCTGGGGGCGGTCACCGACGAGGAGGCCGCCCGGTCGCTGGAGAGCTCGGGGCTTGGCCGGCTGCAGGACGCGGAGACCGCCGTCCTCGACGTCGCCGCGCTGCGGGCCGCCGCCGAGCCGCGGGCGACGGCCCCCGACTGGTCGGCGCAGTGGGACCGGATGATCGTCCACGCCCGGAGCGGTGGCCGGCTGTCCGACGACGGCGCGAACCTCCAGGTCGACGTGGAGAGCGCCGCCAGCGCCTGATCGCCGGGGCGGCGGCGGAAGATTGGCGGACCAGCTCGTACTGGAAGGCCGAAGATCATTGTGATCGCCCCTTCGACCAGCCAGGATGTGCTCCGTGCATACGACCAGCCGGAACGGAACGGCGTCATGACCGGCACGCCGGGCCGTCCGCTCAGCGCGGAACTGTCCGAGCAGCTGCTCGCCGTGGCCGTCGACATCCTGGCCGACGAAGGGTGGGGACGGCTCAACAGCGACCGCATCGCCGCTCGGGCCCGCGCCGGCAAGGCGGGCATCTACCGGCGGTGGCCCACGATGGCGGCGCTGGCCCGGTCGGCCGTCTCGCGGTTCTCCCTGGTCCCCGTCCCGGAGGACGGCGGCTCGCTGCGCGCCGACCTCCTCGGCCTCGTCGACTGCTGGACGCGGCCGCTGGGCCGCGAGGAACGAGCCGCGGCCAGCCTGGTGGGCGCCGCGCGGTACGAGGACGAGCTGCGCGCCGGCCTCGACGCCGCACTGGTGCGCCCCCTGGCTGCGGCGGTGGTCGAGATCGGCAACCGGGCGGCGGCGCGGGGGGAGCGGCCGGACGCATCGCGGCTGGCGCTGCTCGGTGCCGTGCTCGAGGCCTTCTGGTGGCAGCGGTTCACGGCGGCCGGCGACGGCGCGATGTCGCCGGAGCAGGCGGAGCGGGTGGTCGACGACGTGCTGCTGCCCGTGGTGGAGCCGGCCCGGGCCGTTCGGCCCCGCGAGACAGCGGGGGTCTGAGGCCCCGACGTACGCGTCCGCCCCCGCGGATCCCTCGTCGGGCCGGGGCGGGTGCGGACCGGATCAGCCGGCGCGGCGTCCCAGGGGCGCGACGTTCGCCGGCGGCTCCAGGCCGAGCTGGGCGTAGAGACCGCTCAGCAGCCCGTCGGCCAGCGTCCGCACCGCCGCCGCGGCCCCCTCGCGGTCCTCGGCGTCGTCCACGACCAGCCGCTGCTCGACCACGACCACGCGCGACACCGCGAGCCACAGGGCCGCGGCCAGGGGAGCGGCCACCCGCGGGCAGAACAGCACCGGCGAGGTGGCCAGTCCCGGCTCGGGATCGGTCTCCCAC is from Blastococcus sp. HT6-4 and encodes:
- a CDS encoding TIGR00730 family Rossman fold protein, translated to MRIAVFTGSHAGPPAHADAAADFAAGLAKAGVGIVYGGGHVGMMGVVADAALAAGGEVVGVIPQHLVDDELAHPGLPRLEVVHSMHERKARMAELADAFVALPGAAGTLEELFEAWTWGMLGLHAKPTALLDIDGFWQPLVAQLRRMVDDGYLDGRRLDALGVVTDADGLLRFVEGYVHPPRKWSAPPSSS
- a CDS encoding MaoC family dehydratase, whose translation is MSTTTTMAEVPGLVGTELGSSEWHEVTQEHVNLFADATGDHQWIHVDVERAKAESPFGGPIAHGYLTLSLLASLSSQVLVVTDTVMGVNYGLNKVRFPSPVPVGSRVRLTASLTSVEEVAGGLQLTLAAVIEREGGDKPVCIAEPVYRYYRG
- a CDS encoding NUDIX domain-containing protein — encoded protein: MFASTDGWTACSQGHRHWGKAGAAGLLIHRDGPDGPELLLQHRAWWSHHGGTWGTPGGALHRGEPPEIGALREVGEELGLAAGDLVLGARSVDDHGGWAYTTVLARPARSIEAGDLRLDGESDGVAWVSLAAIDAVPLHPGLAASLDRLRPLLRGAGAAG
- a CDS encoding TetR-like C-terminal domain-containing protein → MTGTPGRPLSAELSEQLLAVAVDILADEGWGRLNSDRIAARARAGKAGIYRRWPTMAALARSAVSRFSLVPVPEDGGSLRADLLGLVDCWTRPLGREERAAASLVGAARYEDELRAGLDAALVRPLAAAVVEIGNRAAARGERPDASRLALLGAVLEAFWWQRFTAAGDGAMSPEQAERVVDDVLLPVVEPARAVRPRETAGV
- a CDS encoding 1,4-dihydroxy-2-naphthoyl-CoA synthase — translated: MSARDDVSEIFDSSAWHPVEGFDFADITYHRAVDAGVVRIAFDRPEVRNAFRPQSVDELITALEHARLSTDVGCVLLTGNGPSPKDGGWAFCSGGDQRVRGRYGYEHSQGSSGRLHILEAQRLIRFMPKVVICVVPGWAAGGGHSLHVVSDLTLASAEHARFKQTDADVGSFDGGFGSAYLARQVGQKFAREIFFLGEEYTAADAHAMGMVNRVVPHAELEATALDWGRKIVAKSPTAQRMLKYSFNLIDDGLVGQQLFAGETTRLAYMAEEAVEGRDAFLEKRDPDFTRFPWHV